One part of the Candidatus Eisenbacteria bacterium genome encodes these proteins:
- a CDS encoding glycosyltransferase family 2 protein: MSGRSIAAIIPVRDAGATIEETLRSIYASSTPPDEVIVVDDGCSDRSMEIARRFPARILPSEPPGGVARARNTGAAAARGEILLFVDADVVLEPNAVRAAADALADPGVSVAVGLQSAVSPFPNAASVYKNYWLHYTYKKRAERLAVLYSSAVAIRREPFEQAGGFDPNYRTPNIEDSDLGKRLTDAGCRIAVVPEMEFRHIKRYDLSGMFRTDFRRTVGMTKVQIRDRFRRILKGNYSSIPTSFLVSCLAPWIAPPLLAAGEIFAALLFPPALVLLLNRDWIRSLAESQGARAGLLGAFFLHLDVVAVNLGVLWGIAEYAAGKKY, from the coding sequence ATGAGCGGACGATCGATCGCGGCGATCATTCCGGTGAGAGACGCCGGGGCGACGATCGAGGAGACTCTCCGTTCGATTTATGCATCAAGCACACCGCCGGACGAGGTGATCGTCGTCGACGATGGATGCTCCGACCGCTCCATGGAGATCGCGCGGCGATTCCCCGCGCGCATCCTCCCCTCCGAGCCCCCCGGAGGGGTCGCACGCGCGAGAAACACCGGCGCGGCGGCAGCGCGAGGGGAGATCCTTCTCTTTGTCGACGCGGACGTCGTGCTCGAGCCGAACGCCGTTCGGGCGGCGGCGGACGCCCTCGCCGACCCGGGTGTCTCGGTCGCCGTCGGGCTTCAGTCGGCGGTCTCCCCGTTCCCGAACGCGGCGAGCGTTTATAAGAACTACTGGCTCCACTACACGTACAAGAAGAGGGCCGAGCGCCTGGCGGTCCTCTATTCGAGCGCGGTCGCGATTCGCCGAGAACCATTCGAGCAGGCGGGAGGCTTCGACCCGAACTACCGCACGCCGAACATCGAGGACTCGGATCTCGGGAAGCGGCTCACCGACGCCGGATGCCGGATCGCGGTCGTTCCGGAGATGGAGTTTCGACACATCAAGCGATACGATCTTTCCGGCATGTTCCGCACCGACTTCCGGCGGACGGTCGGCATGACGAAGGTCCAGATCCGCGATCGCTTCCGTCGGATCCTCAAGGGGAACTACTCGTCGATCCCGACCTCGTTTCTCGTTTCGTGCCTTGCTCCGTGGATCGCGCCTCCCCTTCTCGCCGCAGGGGAGATCTTCGCGGCGCTTCTCTTCCCGCCCGCTCTCGTTCTCCTTCTCAACCGCGACTGGATCAGAAGCCTCGCGGAAAGCCAGGGCGCGCGCGCCGGACTTCTCGGCGCGTTCTTCCTTCACCTGGACGTGGTCGCGGTGAATCTCGGCGTGCTTTGGGGAATCGCGGAGTACGCGGCGGGAAAGAAATACTGA
- a CDS encoding heavy-metal-associated domain-containing protein: MHPRSLIALLVAVLVAVLIAFLFASRASRSPSSAGQGQEATSGASRASETPVRTVILDVEGMHCASCVRRVTEFLEKTPGVVSAKVSLEEKSARVDLSTNDPIEDALVEAVVAAGYRATPRAQ; this comes from the coding sequence GTGCATCCTCGATCGCTGATCGCTCTTCTCGTCGCGGTCCTCGTCGCGGTCTTGATCGCGTTTCTCTTCGCGTCCCGAGCATCCCGTTCCCCCTCCTCCGCGGGGCAGGGACAAGAGGCGACCTCCGGCGCTTCCCGCGCCTCGGAGACGCCGGTGCGCACGGTCATTCTCGATGTCGAGGGGATGCACTGCGCCAGTTGTGTGCGGAGGGTGACCGAGTTTCTCGAGAAAACGCCCGGGGTCGTTTCGGCGAAGGTGAGCCTGGAAGAGAAGAGCGCCCGCGTGGACCTCTCGACGAACGATCCGATCGAGGACGCGTTGGTGGAGGCGGTCGTCGCGGCCGGCTATCGGGCCACACCGCGCGCGCAGTAG
- a CDS encoding helix-turn-helix domain-containing protein, with the protein MDREILTAEQVADYLRLSRKSVYRLARAGVLPAKKIMNQWRFERTRLNEWIREKEEEPVSV; encoded by the coding sequence ATGGATCGAGAGATACTGACCGCGGAACAAGTCGCCGACTATCTCCGGCTCAGCCGGAAGTCGGTCTACCGCCTCGCGCGCGCCGGCGTCCTCCCTGCGAAGAAGATCATGAACCAGTGGCGGTTCGAGCGGACGCGTCTCAACGAGTGGATTCGCGAGAAGGAAGAGGAACCGGTTAGCGTGTAG
- a CDS encoding response regulator, producing MEDRTLPNRPEDREAVNERLALANVEAAELVAELEAKSEELMRANHRLAEANVRSAELVAELEERSEELHRANEKLARANAISAELVAELQARREELEWANTNLRRAGEEKKRILGVAAHDLRGGIGGIHNLATLLAESIAGAAGEVAQHVALLREESGRLLRLLESILEEARTGAGKLEIQRVPTDLGLLVREATRFHEGNAHGKGQLLVADVPDPAPVVEADSLRIRQVLDNLVSNAIKYAPGSTRITVRVSETGNEALVSVLDEGPGLSDEDLQKAFGEFCRLSAKPTGGEESHGLGLAIARRIVEAHEGRIWAENREDARGAHFGFALSREGAEISALRILVVDDGSINRSIAKKFLEKAGHSVDVASDGREAIACLSRERYDLVLMDVEMPGTSGLDATVEIRSSEDPERRIPIIALTGHADKESREACLRAGMNDVVVKPFDPKTLRLAVNRWARKSGPSH from the coding sequence ATGGAAGACCGGACCCTGCCGAATCGCCCCGAGGACCGCGAGGCGGTCAACGAGCGGCTCGCGCTGGCGAACGTAGAGGCGGCGGAGCTTGTCGCCGAGCTCGAGGCAAAAAGCGAGGAGCTCATGAGGGCGAACCACCGGCTTGCCGAGGCGAACGTGCGGTCTGCGGAGCTCGTCGCCGAGCTCGAAGAGCGGAGCGAGGAACTCCATCGGGCGAACGAGAAGCTGGCGCGCGCGAACGCGATCTCGGCCGAGCTGGTGGCGGAGCTGCAGGCGCGGCGCGAGGAGCTCGAGTGGGCGAACACGAACCTCCGGCGGGCCGGCGAGGAGAAGAAGAGGATTCTCGGCGTCGCCGCGCACGATCTTCGCGGCGGAATCGGCGGCATCCACAATCTCGCCACGCTGCTCGCGGAGTCGATCGCCGGAGCAGCGGGGGAAGTCGCGCAGCATGTCGCGCTCCTTCGCGAGGAGAGCGGGCGTCTTCTCCGCCTGCTCGAGAGCATTCTCGAGGAGGCGAGAACCGGCGCGGGCAAGCTCGAGATCCAGCGCGTTCCGACCGATCTCGGCCTCCTCGTGCGCGAGGCGACTCGATTCCACGAGGGGAACGCGCATGGAAAAGGACAGCTCCTCGTCGCGGACGTTCCGGATCCGGCCCCCGTGGTCGAGGCGGACAGCCTTCGGATTCGGCAGGTTCTCGATAACCTCGTGTCGAACGCGATCAAGTACGCGCCGGGCTCGACGCGGATCACGGTTCGCGTGAGCGAAACGGGAAACGAGGCGCTCGTCTCCGTTCTGGACGAAGGCCCCGGGCTCAGCGATGAAGACCTCCAAAAGGCGTTCGGCGAGTTCTGCCGCCTTTCGGCCAAGCCGACCGGCGGCGAGGAGAGCCACGGCCTCGGGCTCGCCATCGCGCGAAGGATCGTCGAGGCGCACGAGGGGAGAATCTGGGCGGAGAACCGCGAGGACGCGAGAGGCGCTCACTTCGGTTTCGCTCTCTCCCGCGAGGGAGCGGAGATCAGTGCGCTCCGCATTCTCGTGGTCGATGACGGTTCAATCAACCGATCGATCGCGAAGAAGTTCCTCGAGAAGGCGGGCCACTCCGTCGATGTCGCGTCGGATGGAAGGGAAGCGATCGCGTGCTTGTCGCGCGAACGGTACGATCTCGTGTTGATGGACGTCGAGATGCCCGGGACGAGCGGGCTCGACGCCACCGTGGAGATCCGCTCCTCGGAAGACCCCGAGCGCCGGATCCCGATCATCGCGCTCACCGGCCACGCCGACAAGGAAAGCCGCGAGGCGTGTCTACGCGCGGGAATGAACGACGTCGTCGTGAAGCCCTTCGATCCGAAGACTCTGCGGCTCGCGGTGAACCGCTGGGCGCGAAAGAGCGGTCCTTCCCATTGA
- a CDS encoding DsrE family protein, with product MMTNEQNAVVVLTTGKQDRGTRATLALSWACSTLALGRKTSIFLTMDGTVWAMDGAMKGIQVEGFEPLVSYLEQFRSLGGRVLVCAPCTKYYCSINGNKTNGRLLDGAQLVGLATVVSDLGPNSIVVTF from the coding sequence ATGATGACGAACGAACAGAACGCAGTGGTCGTTCTCACGACCGGAAAGCAAGATCGAGGGACGCGCGCCACGCTCGCGCTCTCCTGGGCATGCTCCACCCTCGCGCTCGGCAGGAAGACCTCGATCTTCCTCACGATGGACGGAACGGTCTGGGCGATGGACGGCGCGATGAAGGGGATCCAGGTGGAGGGGTTCGAGCCGCTCGTGAGCTATCTTGAACAGTTCCGTTCGCTCGGAGGCCGGGTTCTCGTGTGCGCTCCTTGTACCAAATACTATTGCAGTATAAATGGAAACAAGACGAACGGACGTCTGTTGGACGGCGCCCAGCTGGTCGGTCTGGCCACTGTGGTCTCCGATCTCGGCCCGAACTCGATTGTGGTGACGTTCTAG
- a CDS encoding sigma 54-interacting transcriptional regulator: MRFEEPFRLKRNLHEIREMLGIPPETSPRALSDDLGSIYFSTNRYKEAIEEFRRALEGAEGMTREARAEVREKLAWCFFWTGGIDEASALAAEAKRSDGVRPGALVLDGRIALERGDLGAARRKADAGLAAAEREDRREWVGPARSLLGVVAQREGLAAEARDHFEEAMLAYRIAGDAEGECRTLIHLGTLAKSECLWTEAFRHLDRARRRAEDAGFLYLYGSASLNRGNLAYRLGLAVEAEAGTREALRVFSEIGYELGSARALIALARLALDGARTSEFRERMEAAEAICADNRFPRERILIEELRAADEERRGFRSRAEERLQDALTLARAVAPGGDAAVTVALELADLLLRRGAAEEAERLALELTGTLAALGDPSLEGRQRRVLAEAALARGDWRRGREEIAEGIRFFERIGYKRDLARAFVVAGRIEAGRGGRGSTERALAHLLGAKRIWEELGEETEEALVSIDLARGWIEVGASAEARAVLARANDVLARAGNPEKTAEVRALLARLEPVPAAPGSPFEKIITRDPATIETLRIAERVSRFPVSVLIEGETGTGKQLLARAIHESSPRAGKPFVTVNCASLPEQLLESELFGYVKGAFTGAVEDRKGLFDEADGGTILLDEIGKAGPHVQRSLLHVLDEGVIRPIGSTRRRAVDVRVVCATSNLSLRRDIHEDRFLKDLFYRINDIVLRLPPLRERRGDVAILGAHFLERFRRELGRPSILLAPEVERLFEQYAWPGNVRELEKAILRAVLLAPGDRIEIEHLPSDLVFEGDPARSSDGKDTPAALRDEIEALEKRRVADVLERLGWNRSRAARELGLSLRGLRNKIRRYDLTEKPEKPASSTIPSRRSRR; this comes from the coding sequence ATGCGCTTCGAGGAGCCGTTTCGCCTGAAGCGAAATCTGCACGAGATCCGCGAGATGCTCGGCATCCCGCCGGAGACGTCTCCTCGCGCGCTCTCCGACGACCTCGGCTCGATTTACTTCTCAACGAATCGATACAAGGAAGCGATCGAAGAGTTCCGGCGCGCGCTCGAGGGAGCCGAAGGAATGACGCGCGAGGCGCGGGCCGAGGTTCGCGAGAAGCTCGCCTGGTGTTTCTTCTGGACCGGAGGAATCGACGAGGCGTCGGCCCTCGCCGCCGAGGCAAAGCGAAGCGATGGGGTCCGCCCGGGCGCGCTTGTTCTCGATGGACGGATCGCGCTCGAGCGCGGGGATCTGGGCGCGGCTCGCCGGAAAGCGGACGCGGGCCTCGCCGCCGCCGAGAGGGAAGACCGGCGCGAGTGGGTCGGCCCCGCGCGATCTCTTCTTGGCGTCGTCGCGCAGCGCGAGGGGCTCGCCGCGGAGGCGCGCGATCACTTCGAGGAGGCGATGCTCGCCTATCGGATCGCCGGCGATGCGGAGGGAGAATGCCGGACGCTCATCCACCTCGGCACGCTTGCCAAGTCGGAGTGCCTCTGGACGGAGGCCTTCCGGCATCTCGATCGGGCGCGGCGTCGGGCGGAGGACGCGGGCTTTCTCTACCTCTACGGTTCGGCGAGCCTGAACCGCGGCAACCTCGCGTATCGGCTCGGGCTCGCCGTGGAAGCGGAAGCGGGGACGCGCGAGGCGCTCCGCGTCTTCTCCGAGATCGGCTACGAGCTCGGGAGCGCGCGGGCGCTGATCGCGCTTGCTCGGCTCGCGCTCGATGGCGCGCGCACGAGCGAGTTTCGCGAGCGAATGGAAGCCGCCGAGGCGATCTGCGCGGACAATCGCTTTCCACGTGAACGGATTTTGATTGAAGAGCTTCGCGCCGCGGATGAGGAGCGGCGAGGATTTCGCTCGCGCGCGGAAGAGCGCCTCCAGGACGCCCTCACCCTCGCGCGCGCCGTCGCGCCGGGCGGCGACGCCGCGGTGACCGTCGCTCTCGAACTTGCCGATCTTCTCCTTCGACGGGGCGCCGCCGAGGAGGCGGAGCGCCTCGCGCTCGAGCTCACCGGAACACTCGCGGCGCTCGGCGATCCGTCGCTCGAAGGGCGGCAGAGGCGAGTTCTCGCGGAGGCGGCGCTCGCGCGCGGCGACTGGCGGAGAGGCCGCGAGGAGATCGCGGAGGGGATTCGCTTCTTCGAGCGGATCGGCTACAAGCGAGATCTTGCCCGGGCGTTCGTCGTCGCGGGCCGTATCGAGGCAGGCCGGGGAGGCCGAGGCTCGACGGAACGGGCGCTCGCGCATCTCCTCGGCGCGAAGCGGATTTGGGAGGAGCTCGGAGAGGAAACGGAAGAAGCGCTCGTGTCGATCGATCTTGCGCGCGGTTGGATCGAGGTCGGCGCCTCCGCGGAGGCGCGCGCCGTGCTCGCCCGCGCGAACGATGTGCTCGCCCGCGCGGGGAACCCGGAGAAAACCGCGGAGGTCCGCGCGCTTCTCGCTCGTTTGGAACCCGTGCCCGCGGCGCCCGGCTCTCCGTTCGAAAAGATCATCACGCGCGATCCGGCGACGATCGAGACCCTCCGCATCGCGGAGCGCGTGAGCCGCTTCCCGGTGTCCGTGCTCATCGAGGGGGAGACGGGGACCGGAAAGCAGCTCCTCGCCCGCGCGATCCACGAGTCGAGCCCGCGCGCGGGGAAGCCGTTCGTGACGGTGAACTGCGCCTCGCTCCCGGAGCAACTGCTCGAGTCGGAGCTCTTCGGATACGTGAAAGGAGCGTTCACCGGCGCTGTCGAGGACCGCAAAGGGCTCTTCGATGAGGCGGATGGGGGAACGATCCTCCTCGACGAGATCGGCAAGGCGGGGCCTCACGTGCAGCGATCGCTTCTCCACGTGCTCGACGAGGGCGTGATCCGTCCGATCGGAAGCACGCGGAGGCGCGCGGTCGACGTGCGCGTCGTCTGCGCCACGTCGAACCTTTCGCTCCGGCGCGACATCCACGAAGATCGATTCCTCAAGGATCTCTTCTATCGAATCAACGACATTGTGCTCCGGCTTCCGCCGCTCAGAGAGCGGCGCGGGGACGTCGCGATTCTCGGCGCGCACTTCCTCGAGCGGTTCCGGAGAGAGCTTGGGCGCCCGTCGATCCTTCTCGCGCCGGAGGTCGAGCGTCTCTTCGAACAGTACGCGTGGCCGGGGAACGTGCGCGAGCTCGAGAAGGCGATCCTCCGCGCGGTCCTTCTCGCGCCGGGCGACCGGATCGAGATCGAGCACCTCCCGTCGGATCTCGTCTTCGAAGGGGATCCGGCGCGGTCCTCGGACGGGAAGGACACGCCGGCGGCTCTTCGGGACGAGATCGAGGCGCTCGAAAAGCGGCGCGTGGCCGATGTCCTCGAACGGCTCGGCTGGAACCGGAGCCGCGCGGCGCGCGAGCTGGGTCTCTCCCTTCGCGGTCTCCGCAACAAGATCCGGCGCTACGACCTCACCGAGAAGCCGGAGAAGCCGGCCTCCTCGACCATCCCATCCCGGCGCTCACGACGCTAG
- a CDS encoding DsrE/DsrF/DrsH-like family protein: MSDLEARIAALEESAPRRETEKSDSVSIVCFSGEWDRLFAVFTIANGALALGQEVHLFFTFWATAALRDAEKTSANKPLMNRLLGKFLPCGAGRAPLSRMNWGGLGKLFLGYRMRKHGIGDLDELIEKAREMGAHFHLCDTSAALLGLDCDELIGDGCVDPCGVATFLGKAMKGRMVLFV; the protein is encoded by the coding sequence ATGAGTGACCTCGAGGCGAGAATCGCCGCTCTCGAAGAGAGCGCCCCGCGCCGCGAGACGGAGAAGAGCGACTCGGTTTCGATCGTCTGCTTCAGCGGCGAGTGGGACCGCTTGTTCGCCGTCTTCACGATCGCGAACGGCGCGCTCGCACTCGGGCAGGAAGTGCACCTCTTCTTCACGTTTTGGGCGACGGCCGCCCTCAGGGATGCGGAAAAGACGAGCGCGAACAAGCCGCTCATGAACCGCCTGCTCGGGAAGTTCCTTCCGTGCGGAGCCGGGCGGGCGCCTCTCTCGAGAATGAACTGGGGAGGCTTGGGAAAGCTCTTCCTCGGGTATCGCATGCGGAAGCACGGGATCGGAGATCTCGACGAGCTGATCGAAAAAGCCCGGGAGATGGGCGCCCATTTCCACCTCTGCGACACATCCGCCGCGCTTCTCGGCCTCGACTGCGACGAGCTCATCGGGGACGGGTGCGTCGATCCGTGCGGCGTGGCGACGTTTCTCGGGAAGGCGATGAAAGGGCGGATGGTTCTCTTTGTCTAG
- a CDS encoding sulfurtransferase TusA family protein, whose translation MNTNNEIRIEARGMRCPRPIVELAKARRQAKPGSVIVITADDLAFESDVKAWCETTQNELARLEREGNVVVATIRLMGGF comes from the coding sequence ATGAACACGAACAACGAAATACGCATCGAAGCGCGGGGCATGCGTTGCCCGCGGCCGATCGTCGAGCTGGCCAAGGCGCGGCGCCAGGCGAAGCCGGGATCCGTCATCGTGATCACCGCGGACGATCTCGCGTTCGAGAGCGATGTCAAGGCCTGGTGCGAGACGACGCAGAACGAGCTCGCGCGCTTGGAGAGAGAGGGGAACGTCGTCGTTGCGACCATCCGTTTGATGGGAGGGTTCTAG
- a CDS encoding tetratricopeptide repeat protein has protein sequence MKVKRKKAKAGSRRVTAIAILLFAALAVRLIYLWESARNPFFGQPIIDAAEYFGWARAIADGEWLWTRVHIHGPVYPYLLALLLRAGASYGWICLAQHLLGVAILFLLYDAGRLIGGRSTGLVAAALAALYPRFLFLEGLLLAETLVVFLNLLLLRVALGLARRGVRPRAWMIVGALAGLSAITRPTILAALPVLLYWAFRSGPREAAPRRALFVLLGTVLLVAPVFFRNAAIGDPVLIQANGGMNFYIGNRAGADGLASIAPGYEWKAIERLATDAGAFREVDRDRFYYGKAFAEMGKEPIRAAARAAKRFLLFWGGWEVEISHDFDFFRERSAVLKMLFLPAAVLAPLALFGVLVALRASWTRNLPLLFLLSYLLAILPFPFASRYRMPVFPVHLLFAAGAVLHLAERARSRARFGKAAAALAALVLVLNFTPLSVPRESVVRAHLHLGKILYDRGDPRAALAEYDRALERDPESADVWNNVGLAREALGDTEGALQAYRRAVRSAPHHAKARANLAGIYFNSGAIDSALVEMKRAIEAEPRNPDFLNNLGALLMHKNMLREALEVLETGVSFAPDNRPLLYNLGRAYERAHRFEEAEAAFRRLIALGETKEVRLQLGYVAEKMGRPETALVEYRRALMLDPDYPDGMKSLGVFLLGTGNEEEAFRLLETYLERRPSDGRIRELLRRAKQH, from the coding sequence TTGAAGGTGAAACGGAAGAAGGCGAAGGCCGGATCCCGGCGCGTGACGGCGATCGCGATCCTTCTCTTCGCGGCTCTCGCCGTCCGGCTCATCTATCTTTGGGAGTCGGCGCGGAACCCGTTCTTCGGCCAGCCGATCATCGACGCCGCCGAGTACTTTGGTTGGGCGCGGGCGATCGCGGACGGCGAGTGGCTCTGGACGCGCGTCCACATCCACGGACCGGTCTATCCCTATCTCCTCGCGCTCCTTCTCCGCGCCGGCGCGTCGTACGGCTGGATCTGTCTCGCCCAGCATCTCCTCGGCGTCGCGATCCTGTTTCTTCTGTACGATGCCGGGAGGCTCATCGGCGGCCGATCGACCGGACTCGTCGCCGCCGCGCTCGCGGCTCTCTACCCGCGGTTTCTATTCCTCGAGGGGCTTCTGCTCGCGGAGACGCTCGTCGTCTTCCTGAACTTGCTCCTCTTGCGCGTCGCGCTCGGCCTCGCGCGCCGCGGCGTGCGGCCGCGCGCGTGGATGATCGTCGGGGCGCTCGCGGGTCTCTCCGCGATCACGCGCCCCACGATCCTCGCCGCCCTTCCGGTTCTCCTCTATTGGGCGTTCCGTTCCGGTCCGAGGGAAGCGGCGCCGCGCCGCGCGCTCTTCGTGCTCCTCGGGACCGTGCTTCTCGTCGCGCCGGTCTTCTTCCGAAACGCTGCGATCGGGGATCCGGTCCTCATCCAAGCGAACGGCGGGATGAACTTCTACATCGGGAACCGGGCGGGCGCGGACGGTCTCGCGTCGATCGCTCCGGGGTATGAGTGGAAGGCGATCGAACGACTCGCGACCGACGCCGGCGCGTTTCGAGAGGTCGATCGGGACCGCTTCTATTATGGAAAAGCGTTTGCGGAGATGGGGAAGGAGCCGATCCGAGCGGCCGCGCGCGCGGCGAAGCGTTTCTTGCTTTTCTGGGGCGGGTGGGAGGTCGAGATCAGCCACGACTTCGACTTCTTCCGCGAGAGGTCCGCCGTCCTCAAGATGCTCTTTCTTCCGGCGGCGGTTCTCGCTCCTCTCGCGCTCTTCGGCGTGCTTGTCGCGCTCCGCGCGAGCTGGACTCGGAACCTCCCTCTTCTCTTCCTTCTCTCCTATCTTCTCGCGATCCTTCCGTTCCCGTTCGCGTCTCGATACCGGATGCCGGTCTTTCCCGTGCATCTTCTCTTCGCGGCCGGCGCGGTTCTTCATCTCGCGGAGAGGGCGCGGTCGCGTGCGCGGTTCGGGAAAGCAGCCGCCGCGCTCGCCGCGCTCGTTCTGGTTCTCAACTTCACGCCTCTCTCCGTGCCGCGGGAGAGCGTGGTCCGCGCGCATCTTCATCTCGGGAAGATCCTTTATGACCGAGGGGATCCGCGCGCCGCGCTCGCGGAGTACGATCGCGCGCTCGAGCGCGATCCGGAGAGCGCGGACGTCTGGAACAACGTGGGCCTTGCGCGCGAGGCGCTCGGCGACACGGAGGGAGCGCTTCAAGCGTACCGGCGGGCGGTCCGTTCCGCGCCCCATCACGCGAAGGCGCGAGCCAACCTCGCCGGGATCTACTTCAACAGCGGAGCGATCGATTCGGCTCTCGTCGAGATGAAACGGGCCATCGAGGCGGAGCCGAGAAACCCGGACTTCCTGAACAACCTGGGTGCGCTTCTCATGCACAAGAACATGCTGCGGGAAGCGCTGGAGGTTCTGGAGACGGGGGTGAGCTTCGCCCCGGACAATCGCCCGCTTCTCTACAACCTCGGGCGCGCATACGAGCGGGCTCATCGGTTCGAGGAAGCCGAAGCGGCCTTCCGGCGTCTCATCGCGCTCGGAGAGACGAAAGAGGTTCGCCTGCAGCTCGGATACGTCGCCGAGAAGATGGGGAGACCGGAGACGGCGCTCGTCGAGTACAGACGTGCGCTCATGCTCGATCCGGACTATCCGGACGGAATGAAAAGTCTGGGCGTCTTTCTTCTCGGGACGGGAAACGAGGAGGAGGCGTTTCGCCTGCTTGAGACGTACCTCGAGCGAAGGCCGTCGGACGGACGGATTCGCGAGCTTCTGCGAAGAGCGAAGCAACACTAG